In a single window of the Leopardus geoffroyi isolate Oge1 chromosome D2, O.geoffroyi_Oge1_pat1.0, whole genome shotgun sequence genome:
- the ANKRD1 gene encoding ankyrin repeat domain-containing protein 1, with product MMVMKVEELVTGKKNNSGETGEFLPEDFRDGEYEAAVTVEKQEDLKTLPAHSLSLGEQQWKIEKEREAELKKKKLEQRSKLENLEDLEIIIQLKKRKKYRKTKVSVVKEPEPEIITEPVDVPRFLKAALENKLPVVEKFLSDKNNPDVCDEYKRTALHRACLEGHLAIVEKLMEAGAQIEFRDMLESTAIHWASRGGNLEVLKLLLNKGAKISARDKLLSTALHVAVRTGHYECAEHLIACEADLNAKDREGDTPLHDAVRLNRYKMIRLLIMYGADLNIKNCAGKTPMDLVLHWQNGTKAIFDSLKENSYKTCRLASF from the exons ATGATGGTGATGAAGGTAGAGGAGCTG GTTACGGGGAAGAAGAACAACAGCGGAGAGACTGGGGAGTTCCTTCCCGAGGATTTCAGAGATGGGGAGTATGAAGCTGCTGTTACTGTAGAGAAACAAGAGGACCTGAAAACACTTCCGGCCCACTCCCTGAGCCTGGGGGAACAGCAGTGGAAGATTGAGAAAGAGCGAGAGGCAGAG ctcaagaagaaaaaactagAACAAAGATCAAAGCTTGAAAATTTAGAAGACCTTGAAATAATCATTCagctgaagaaaaggaaaaaatacaggaaGACTAAAGTTTCGGTCGTGAAGGAACCTGAACCTGAAATCATT ACAGAACCTGTGGATGTACCTAGGTTCCTGAAGGCTGCCCTGGAGAATAAGCTGCCAGTAGTAGAAAAATTCTTGTCAGACAAGAACAATCCAGATGTCTGTGATGAG TATAAACGGACAGCCcttcacagagcctgcttagaaggACACTTGGCAATTGTGGAGAAGTTAATGGAAGCTGGAGCCCAGATCGAATTCCGTGATATg CTTGAATCCACAGCCATCCACTGGGCAAGCCGTGGAGGAAACCTGGAGGTCTTAAAATTGCTGCTGAACAAAGGAGCAAAAATCAGTGCTCGGGATAAG TTGCTCAGCACAGCACTGCACGTGGCGGTAAGGACCGGTCACTACGAGTGTGCAGAGCATCTCATCGCCTGTGAGGCGGACCTCAACGCCAAAGACCGA GAAGGAGATACCCCTCTGCACGATGCCGTGAGGCTGAACCGTTACAAGATGATCAGACTCCTAATTATGTACGGGGCTGACCTCAACATCAAGAATTGT GCTGGGAAGACCCCGATGGATCTGGTGCTACACTGGCAGAATGGAACCAAAGCAATATTTGACAGCCTCAAGGAGAACTCCTACAAAACCTGTCGCCTGGCCTCCTTCTGA